In Thermobaculum terrenum ATCC BAA-798, the DNA window ATTGTAGGTATGCATCCAATACAAATAATCCTAATCATACTCACTATCATCTCGATCGGGTTGCTCCTGGCCAGTGTGATTGGACTAAGGTTTGTAGACAGGTCCCTGCGCGCCTACCTATACTGGGCAGGTATATCAGCTCTAATGGGCCTAATAGCACCCATAACCGCCATGATAAGGGGACTAGGTTTTGTACCTATGTTGGACGAGGGAGACTTCATTCCATTCGTCTATTTCGCAGGGCTATTTTTCCTCCCTGCAGCGTTCGTCCTCTTAATCATGGCTTGGCATGAAAATAATAGCCTAAGAACACCGCAGGAAATACCTGGACTCAGAACTAGGACAATCACTGGCGAGGATAGGCACTACGGTCGAGAAATTCGACCTGGGTCCTAATTATTAGGACTTATCTCCCTTGAGAGTAAAAATCTCAAGGGAGATATTGTCTCTTTAGATAGCATCAAGTGCATTAGCGATATCCGTCAATATATCATCTGTATCTTCTATACCGGCAGATATCCTCACTAACCCTGGAGTTATACCAGCAGCACGCCTGCTATCTTCGTTCATGGTAAGGTGAGAGCTAGTAGCAGGATGAAGGACTAAGGTAAAGACATCACCAAGGCTAGTCGCAGGCAGACATATCTTCAGAGCACGCATAAACCTATAAGCAGCCTCGACTGTGTCGTCTTTGAGGCTGAAGGACAACATAGCTCCGTATGTTCCATGGAACATATCAGAAGCGAGATCATGCTGTGGATGAGACTCAAGACCAGGGTAATTTACTGCAGATACTGCCGGATGGTCCTTTAGAAGTCGACTTATAGCCTGAGCATTTTCACATTGTTTTGCAAATCGCAGGCCTAGCGTCCTCATACCTCGCAGAGTAAGCCAAGCCTCAAAAGGTCCCATTACACCTCCACTATAGATGGCTACAGATTGCATCCGGCCACACACATCCCAAGCCCCCGCAGCACATCCTCCCACTACATCCCCATGACCACTAATATACTTGGTTGTAGAGTTCAGCGATATATCCGCTCCCATCTCGAGAGGTCTGGCCATAAGGGGAGTGCAGAAGGTATTATCCACAACGAGAAAAGACCTCACAGCATGGGCTATATCCGCTATAGCCCTGATATCCACTATCCGCAACAAAGGATTAGATACAGTTTCACAGAACACTACTAGCGGCTTCTGGGAGGTAATCACGCGTTCAGCATTCTCCAAATCAGTCAGATCTGTATAAATTACCTCAACACCCAAAGGTCTAATAACCTCATTCAGCAGGGAAACAGTGACGCCATACAGATCCTTACTAGCGACAATCTTAGTTCCAGGAGATACCCCAAGTGCAATCAGCGAAGCATGGATAGCAGCCATACCACTAGCAAAGACTACTGCATCTGTAGCTGCCTCTATATCAGCTATAGCTTTTCTTAGTTCAGATACCGTAGGGTTGCCATTACGGCTGTATACGTACCCCTCCTTTTCGCCAAGCAAGATAGATTTGAGATCTGCAGGGTCCTCAGAAACGTAGGTAACGCTAGAATAGATAGGCGGGACTACGGGCTTGACCTCACCCACCCGAGAGCTGCACGTACTCGAGTGGACCAGCTGAGTGTTAAATCCTAAAGGCTTACCGTCGGGTCTACTTACCATGACAAATTCACCTCATGAGCATGCTCCATGAATTTCGACAAGAGATCGATAGTGGCTTCGAGATCCGATATCCTGGCAGACTCATTAACAGTATGTATGTATCTTACCGGAATGGAGAGGGTTATCACTGGCACCCCAGCACGCGCTTGCTGGATAGCTCCAGCGTCCGTTCCTCCCCTAGGTAAAATTTCCATTTGATATGGAATATTGTACTTCTCCGCTACAGATCTGAACTGTGAAACTAGCCTAGGATCTGAAATCGAATCAGCGTCCATTATGCTAATAGCGGCTCCTTTGCCTAAAGATGTAACTTGCTGAGTTTTATCCATCCCAGGTATGTCTCCAGCTATAGTTACATCAATAGCAACGCCTATGCTTGGATTTATGCCATAAGCACTAGTACGGGCTCCCCGAAGCCCAACCTCTTCCTGTACCGATGCCACAGCATACACCTTGACGTTGGGAGAAGCCCTCTTGAGAGCCTCTAGCATTATGTAAACCCCAATACGGTCATCCAGGTATGCGCTAGCAAATGACCATTCATTGACGACTACTTCTCGACAAAGTGAAATAGGATCTCCTACCTGCACATTCGCTTTGACTTGGTCAGGCGGCATCATAAGATCTATAAAGAGCTCTTCGATCTTTACGGCTTTGTCTCGATCTTCTGGTCTACTGAGATGTATAGGCTTAGAAGAAGGAGATATCAACCCCACGTAATCATCCTTCCCATGGACTATTACCCTCTGCATCACGAGAGTCCTAGGATCGAATCCTCCCACCGACACAAAGCGTATAAAGCCGTCATCATCAATGTGGCTGACAAGAAATCCTATAGTATCCATGTGGGCAGAAAGCATTACACTGGGTTCTTCTCCGTGCTTTACCCCTATAACATTGCCCATGGCGTCGACGCTAACTTCGTCGACGAGAGGAGAGAGTTGATCTATGACATACTTTCTTATCCTTTCCTCTCTACCGGATACACCAGGAGTGGTAAGCAGATCACGCAAAAGAGACTCGTTCATCAAAAACCTCCAACTTAAGATGTATAGACTTCCTCCCCACCCACGTAGGTAGCGAGTACCTCCGTCTCCAGCAAAGCTTCGGGATCACAATGTAACGGATCACACGACACTACTGCAAAATCTGCAAGCATACCAACATCAATGACGCCCTTTATAGATTCCTCCCCAGAAGCGTAAGCAGCGCCGAGTGTATAGGCACGTAGAGCATCATAAGCCGATATCCTTTCCTCAGGATACCAACCATTTGGAGAATACTCATGCCTGCGCCTTGTAACGGCTGCATATATTCCAATAAAAGGATCTAGCGTCTCTACAGGGCAATCCGAGCCAAAGGCTAAGCTTGTTCCCTGAGCCAATAGACTATTCCACGCATAGGAATACCTCCCCCTGTCACCCAGCAGCTTGTCTACAGCCATCATATCAGAGATACAGTGAATGGGCTGCATAGAAGCTATTATCCCTAGCTGTGCAAGTCTAGGTAAGTCACTGGGATGGAGGTGCTGTACATGCTCTATCCTATTTCTGAAGCTTCTGAAATTCGTGTTAATTTCAAGATTGTATTCGAATGCATCTAGGACATTCCGATTAGCTCTATCTCCAATGGCATGTATGGCGCAAGCGATACCGTTATTGTTAGCCTTATATATACCTTCCTTCAGTTCCTCAAGACTCATTACTTCAATTCCAGTATTGCTGGGATCGTCTAGATAAGGCTCGAGCATCGCAGCAGTACGAGAGCCTAAAGCACCATCGGAGAAGAATTTGACAGGTCCTATCCTGAACCATTCATCACCTTGCCCAGTTCTAAGACCTTGCTCTATAGCAGTTTCTAAGTGATAAGCTGGTATAGTTTTATATACTCTAAACTCAATCCGCCTGTTGGAGGATAGCTGCTTATAAGCCTCTATAGCATCCACACCGTCAAAATCGTGTATAGAAGTGATCCCTCTGGATAACAGCTTGTAAGAGGCTTTCACTATAAGCTCAGGCAGCTCCCGAGAGTAATCCGGTAGAAGGTGATCTATCAGGTCTTGAGCATTCTCTAAAAGCCAACCAGTAGGTTCGCCTGATGCATCCCTAACTATTTCACCCCCCTGAGGCGCAGAAGTATCTCTAGATATTCCTGCACGCTCTAACACAAGAGTATTGACCCATACAGAGTGGAAATCCCTACTAAAGAGTGCTACTAAGTGGTCAGGAGCTACATTATCAAGATCTTGCTTAGTGGGTGGTCTATTGACATCATGCCAGTTATTTATTGTCCAACCACTCCCAAGCAACCAAGAACCTGCTGGGAGAGATGAAGCTCTCTGTGCTACCTTATGTAGAGTATATTGTAGCGAATTAACTTCAGAAAGATCAAGCCAGTCCTGTTTTTTCGAGAATTCAGCAAAATGAATGTGACTATCCGTTAGGCCAGGTATTACGTAGTATCCAAATAGATCGATCCTCTGGAAACCATTACCAAGTATGCTCTCACAATCATCTCGAGAGCCCAGAGCTACTATCCTGCCATCCTGAACAGCTAAAGCCTCAACAACTTCCTCTTGGGATCTGAGTGTTAGGAAGCGAGCATTGTAGAAGAGCTTCTTACTCATACACATACCTCAAATTAAATCACCTAGGCATTCTATATCCCCGTTTATCGCAGTGTAAAGCGATCAATGTCTGAGATATTTAGGTAAAATTATGAACAGTAAACGTCATGCAAGTTTCGTAATAATATAACCCATGCTTACCAACGATATATATAAAACTTGACAAAAATTATTAGATTTAGTAGGATGAGGTATGAGAAAGGATAGCAATCAGAACTATCACGAGGACAGAAAATTCCCAAAGTACTCCATAAGTGTAGTTTCCATCATGACAGGAGTACCTACACATACTTTGAGGCAATACGAGGAATACGGGTTAATTAGTCCAGCTAGGACTGAGGGGCAGACCAGAAGGTACTCTGACGAAGATGTGGAACTGATTATAGAGATAGCCCTGTTAGCCAAAAAGGGCATTAACTATGCCGGTATTAAGGAGGTATTGAGATTACGCAAGTCCTGGCCACTCTCGCATCGTGTGCCAGGTGAAGAGGAAGAATAAGAGTAATCCACTGAGGTGAAAGAGATGAATGTAGAAGGTTGGACTGAAAAAGCCAGAGAGGCGCTTATCCAGGCTCAAAGAGAGGCTGAAAACAGGAGCCATAGCCAGATACAACCTGAACACCTGCTTTATGCTTTGCTCACTCAGGAAAATGGCATCGTACCTGCCGTAATAAGGTCTGCTGGTTCTTCACCTGAGGATGTGGTACGAGTGCTTGAGGCCGAACTTAGTAGGCTACCTCGAGTGAGCGGTACGGGTGTGCAGGTTTATCTTTCACCTGTGCTATCAAGGATCATATCCAACGCTGAGCGAGAAGCTCAGCAGATGCAGGATGAGTATCTGAGCACAGAGCATCTGTTGCTGGCTCTGTGTGAAGACATGGGCACGGCAGGGAGAATACTAAGAAGCAGGGGCCTTGACAGGAACACTGTACTGCAAGCGCTGTCCAAGGTTAGGGGTAGCCAGAAGGTTACAGATCCTAACCCCGAGGAGAAATACCAGGCTCTTGAGAAGTACGGACGCGACCTCACGGCTTTGGCTGAGCAAGGCAAGCTAGACCCAGTGATAGGTCGAGACGAAGAGATTCGGCGCGTTATTCAGGTGCTATCCAGACGCACGAAAAACAACCCAGTACTTATAGGCGAGCCTGGGGTAGGCAAGACAGCCATAGTCGAGGGATTAGCCCAGAGAATAGTACGTGGAGATGTGCCAGAGAGTCTCAAAAACTGCCGAATAATCCAGCTGGATCTAGCTGGCATGGTGGCAGGCACAAAGTTTCGTGGTGAATTTGAGGAAAGACTGAAGGCTGTGCTTAAAGAGGTAACCAGCAGCGAAGGCAAAATCATCCTGTTTATAGATGAGCTACATACTGTGGTGGGTGCAGGTGCTGCTGAGGGCGCCATAGATGCAGGGAACATACTCAAGCCCATGCTAGCTAGGGGCGAGATCAGAGTTATAGGTGCCACTACTCTGGATGAGTACCGCAAGTACATAGAGAAGGACGCTGCCCTGGAGAGAAGGTTCCAGCCGGTTTATGTTGACGAGCCCTCTGTTGAGGATACTATTAGCATCCTCCGAGGACTAAGAGAGAGGTATGAAGTTCACCACGGTGTGAGGATCAGAGACAGCGCTTTGGTAGCAGCAGCTGTACTCTCCCATAGATATATATCGGATCGCTTCCTCCCAGACAAAGCTATAGATCTAGTGGATGAAGCGGCCTCTAAGATAAGGATGGAGATAGACTCCATGCCGGTGGAGCTCGATGAGCTTGAGCGTCGGATCTTGCAGCTAGAGATAGAGCGGGAGGCTCTCAAGAAGGAGACGGATGAAGCTTCCAAAGAGAGGCTAGCTAATCTTGAGAAGGAATTGGCTGATCTAAAGGAAAAGAGAGAAGCCCTGCGCATGCAATGGGAAAGGGAGAAGTCCCTGCTACAGGAAATAAACTCCGTAAAGGAGAGTATAGATAGAGTCAAGCATGAGATAGAACAGGCAGAGAGAAATTACGACTATAACCGTGCTGCTCAGCTCAAATACTCTGACCTGACTAATCTGGAGAGGAGGCTCAAAGAGTTAGAGGAGCAACTTGCAAGGACCTCCGAAAACCGAATGGTGCAAGAGGAGGTGACTGAAGAGGATATAGCAGAAGTAGTTAGCCGCTGGACAGGTATACCCGTTAGCAAGCTACTATCCGGCGAGGTGGAGAAGCTCATCCACATGGAAGAGTATCTCAGACAAAGAGTCGTCGGGCAGGATGAGGCTATATCCGCAGTGGCTAACGCCATACGAGCCGCGAGAGCCGGGTTGCAGGACCCCAATCGCCCTATAGGCTCCTTCCTATTCCTGGGACCTACAGGAGTAGGTAAGACCGAAACTGCCAGAGCTCTAGCTGAGTTTCTGTTCGACGACGAGCGGGCGATGGTCCGAATAGATATGAGTGAGTACGGAGAGAAGCATTCAGTAGCTAGATTGATAGGAGCTCCACCAGGATATGTTGGTTACGAAGAGGCTGGGCAGTTGACCGAAGCAGTGAGAAGAAGACCTTACAGCGTGATACTATTCGATGAGGTGGAGAAGGCACATCCTGAAGTCCTGAACATACTTCTGCAAGTACTGGACGATGGTAGACTCACTGATGGGCAAGGGAGAACTGTAGACTTCAGAAACACCATAATAATCATGACCTCGAACCTTGGTAGCCAATGGATCATGGAACCCGGCTTGAGCTGGGATGAGGTTAGAAGCAGAGTAATGGACGCGGTAAGAGCACACTTCAGGCCAGAGTTGATCAATAGAATAGATGAGATAGTCATATTCAAGCCTCTAGGAGTCGAGCAGATCGAGCAGATAGTAGAGCTGCAGCTGAATAGCCTGAGAGAGAGGCTTAGAGACAGACATATGTCTATAGAGCTAACACCAAGTGCTAAGGAACATCTAGCGCTAGCTGGATATGACCCGGTGTATGGCGCACGACCCCTAAAGAGGGTTATACAGAAGGAAGTCGTTCAGCCACTGGCCATGCGGATCTTGCAGGGCGAGTTCAAAGATGGAGATACTATCATAGTAGATTATGTGAACGGGCAGATTCAGTTCAGAGCAAAAGCTAGAGAGCCAGAAGCAGCCGAAGTATAGACAAGTATAAAAATCCTATATTTTGGGTTGTGCCCGTTACTGCATATTTGCAGTAACGGGCACATATTTTTCTCCCATCCAAGCTCTTATACCATCATCTACCTTACGCAGGATCAGGTAGCTAATCAAGACCATTATCAGTAAGCTAGCGACTGCCAATGGCCTCCCCAGTCCTAAGGTATCTACTATTAGTCCCCAAAGCAATGGTCCAACTATGGCTGAAAAACGACCTGCCATACTATACAGCCCGTAAAGCTGCCCCAGGTAGTCACGCGGCGATAGCCTTATCATCAGAGGCCGATCAGAACTCCATGTCCCCCCTAAGGCTATCCCTGCTAGACAACCTATTACCCAAAAGAATTGCGAGCTCAAGTGTAAGGCTGGAACAGCTATGCCCGAAGCAAGCACTATCATCCAAAGGATCAGGACCATGTCTAATGTCCTTTTGGGGCCCACACGATCAACTACTACACCCCAGACAATGCCCCCAAATATCGCAGCTATGATGCTGACAAATGCTATCTTCTCAGCATCCGTCCTGCTTAGTCCGATCTCCTCAGTCATATAGATAGCCATAACTAATATGAGCGTATTAGCCGCATCTGTATAAAAAACCCTGCCTAAGAGGAATCTGCCAAGTCCCTCGCAACGCCTCATAATCCCCCATGTATTTCTAAGATTGCGCAGTACTTCTGCTGCAGCAGCAGCTGGGGACACTACGAATACATGCCTTTCTTTCTCTCTTACCAGGAAAAAACAAGGCAAAGAAAACAATAAGAAGGATAAAGCTATACCCTTGAAGACCAAACTGTACCTATCAGTTGATGTGCTGTCGCCTAGTACTAAGCTACCAATTAGTAGACCAACTAGAGATCCACAGTACCCTAATCCAACACCGATGCCTCCAATGAGTCCTCGGTTTTTCTCGGTGCTAACATCTGCTAACAAGGCATCGTAGAATATCAGCCCTACCTGGTAGAAGTAGTTAGCAATGGCAACTAGTACTAGGGATAGCAGGAGTCCACCACTTCCCAGGAAAAATGTAAGTCCTATACATATCAAGGTAGTAATTACGAGGAAGGGTATTCTACGAGGAGCTTGGTCTGATATGGCACCGAGAACTGGAGCCGTAATGAATACCAGCAAGTAAGACACGGCTAGAGCGTTGGTAAAAATTTGGTCCGATCCTCCAACAGCCTTGAGCCACAGAGGAAAATAAAAACTGAGTACAGCAAAGCTGAATATAGTATTTGCAAGATCATAGAGCACCCAACTTGCAGGGCTAAGCAGGGACTTGATCGAATATGGAATCCCTCTTACAGGGTTGGTAGGCATGCATTTTCCTCAACTTTTTAGCCTTATGATCAGCTAAAAGCTACTGAAATGCAACTCTCCTCTTCCTACGTCCGAAGAGCTTTCCCCCTGTCCACCCCAGTACGAATCCAGCTACTATAGAGACAATCAAGAAAGCAACATAGAGTACTAAACCGTTCGGGATAAAATCTCTTGCTGTTGGGTAAATATCGTAGCGCAACTTAGAGTAGATGCTTGGGAAGAAATTATACGATACTACTAAGAGTAAAAAGCTAACTATTCCAAATACTAAGCTAGCTAACGCCCCAGCATTCGCAGCTAGAGCTCCAATGCGAGAAGCCAACGCACCGCATACTATAAGCCCAACTGCAATCACTGCTAAGGCGATTTCAGCATATAGATAGTAGTTATTAGGATCTACATAGGACACAGCTGTCTGAATTATGAAAAAGATTAGTCCGAAGATAGTACCTATAGGCAAGCTACTAGCAGGTCGGGTAGTAGGTGTAGCAGAGCGTGTGCGTGCTGACGAACCAGCTCGAGAACCTCTTAGTATCCTCCTAACTTCGTCGCTCGTGATCTTGATATTCTCCCCTTGGAGGTAAATGGCTATTTGACTGGGAGTCCAACCAGGATGCTTAGATGCAAGCTCACGAACCCTGGTCTCAACGTCGACCCGCTTACTCATGGAAGGCTTCACTCCTGAAACATCTTGTTTCTAGCTAGATCAATCATATATGCAGTAACGTGTATCCGCAAATACAACACCAGGGAATCGCAAGCCCAATTGATTGTACTAAAATGCCTAAGGAAACCAATCATCTGATCAATTGGAGAAAAGAGAGTGCAAAAAGAGCTGGAAGTAGCTATTGAGGCCGCTTACAAGGCCGGAAAAGTCCTGAGAAGTATGTTTGAGAAAGGTGTACAAGTTCATTATAAAGGTCGAGTGGATTTAGTAACAACCGCGGATTTTGAATCTGAAAAGACGATTATAGAAACCATACACAAAGCATTTCCCAATCATGGTATATATGCTGAAGAGAGTGGCATCAAGGAGGGCACTCAGCCTCTCAGATGGATAATCGACCCCTTGGATGGCACTACAAACTTCGCGCACAACTTTCCTCTATTTGCAGTGTCTATAGCCCTTGAGCATGAGGAAGAGATGATACTCGGAGTGGTTTACAACCCCATATCGGATGAGATGTTCACGGCAGCCAGGGGCGAAGGATCTCGAAAGAACGACAAACCTATACAAGTCTCAGATACTGAGGATTTGATACATTCCCTTGTGGTCACAGGATTTCCATATGACAGGTCCGAGGTCTCGAGCATCATAGAGCTGTGGACTTACTTCACATTGCATGCTCAAGGAGTGCGAAGGCTAGGATCTGCCTCGCTAGACCTGTGCTATGTAGCAACAGGGCAGATGGATGCCTACTACGAGAGATATGTTTTTCCTTGGGATATAGCCGCAGGAGCTATCATAGTTCAGGAGGCTGGAGGTAAGGTAACTGACTTCTATGGTGGTAAGTTCACTAGCTATAAGAACGAAATAGTTGCCTCTAACGGCAAACTACATGAGGCTATGATAAATGTTACCAGTAGAGTCTAGATTGCCAACTTCTAGATTGACAAAGGTTATCAGCGTTGCTATAGTCTGGTGGCAAGTGAATATTGAGGATACGGGAGCTCGGGTCAGCCGGGCTGAGAGGGTGGACAATCCCCAGGGAGCTCCACCGACCGTTGGAACCTGAACCGGGTAATGCTGGCGCAGGGAATCATACAGATCTCTTTGGCCGTCGGCTTCTACCCGACGGCTTTTTTTGTTTGGGAGTGATCAGGACATGTCAACAGAGGATAATATCGCTATCGAAATAATTGGGGTATCCAAAGTATTTGGCGAGGGCGCTACGGCTACAAAAGCCTTGGATAGCGTCTATCTTACAGTATATGATCGAGAATTTGTATCCCTAATAGGCCCTAGTGGCTGTGGCAAAACAACATTACTGAACATCGTAGCAGGGGTGGAAGAGCCGACACAGGGTAGGGTTCTCGTCGGTAGTTCGTCCCATAGACTAGGGCATGTTAGTTATATGCCCCAGAAGGACTTGTTATTACCGTGGCGTACTGCTCTCGACAACTCAATACTAGGATTAGAACTCAAGGGTGTTGATAAGAAAACTGCCAGGCGTAGAGCCCAAGAACTATTTCGACTAGCGGGACTAGAGGGCTTTGAGGACGTACTTCCTTCCAAACTATCTGGAGGCATGCGCCAGAGAGTAGCCTTTATCAGAACTATTTGCTGTGAAGGTCGGGCTATGCTGCTGGATGAACCCTTTGCCTCCCTGGATGCACTAACCAGAGTAGATATGCAGAACTGGCTAATGCGAGTATGGGATGAAATCAAGATACCTACACTACTGGTTACACATGATATCGAAGAGGCCATATGGCTTTCCGACCGAGTTGTAGTATTTACCCCAAGACCTGGGCGAATTTTGGAAGTGTTAGATGTCCCTTTCGGCCGTCCCCGAACCTTGGAAATGAAGCTCACTGAAGAATTTTTGGCAATAAAACGGGAGATTATGGAGAGCTTAGGTGAAGGAAGTAAAGTCAAAGCACAAGTCAACTAGTGAATTGTTGCTTCCAATACTATTCATAATACTAATGCTCCTCGTCTGGGAAGTTTACGTTAGAGCTGCAGGAGTTGACCAAACAGTATTGCCATCTCCTTCAAGAATAGTTGCCGCCCTATGGTATGCAAGAAGCGATCTGCTGAACAATACCCTCTATACGTTGCTAGAAACCGCCATAGGCTTGACCATCTCGATCATAGTAGGATCGTTCCTAGCCATCTTGATAGATATATCTAAACTCGTAGATCGAACTCTGTATCCAGTACTGGTAGTGTCCCAGACCATCCCAATGGTTGCTCTTGCTCCATTACTTGTACTATGGTTCGGCTTTGGACTGGCTCCGAAAGTCATAGTCGTAGTGCTGGTGACATTCTTTCCGATAGTAGTCGCCATGGTAGATGGGCTTCGCAGTACTGACCGTGAGCTTATAAAGCTGCTGAAGACTATGGGTGCTAATAGGCTACAAACATTGACCAAGGTTCAGTTACCTGCTTCCCTCCCCTACCTGTTTTCAGGGATAAAAGTCGGCGTCACTTACGGAGTGATAGGAGCGATATTTGGAGAATACGTTGGAGCTTACCAAGGGTTGGGCATACTCATACAAACAGCCAAGAACTCCTTTAGAACAGATCTAGTCTTCGCTGCGATATGTGTTACTGCATTG includes these proteins:
- a CDS encoding ABC transporter permease, translated to MKEVKSKHKSTSELLLPILFIILMLLVWEVYVRAAGVDQTVLPSPSRIVAALWYARSDLLNNTLYTLLETAIGLTISIIVGSFLAILIDISKLVDRTLYPVLVVSQTIPMVALAPLLVLWFGFGLAPKVIVVVLVTFFPIVVAMVDGLRSTDRELIKLLKTMGANRLQTLTKVQLPASLPYLFSGIKVGVTYGVIGAIFGEYVGAYQGLGILIQTAKNSFRTDLVFAAICVTALLSIGLFWLTNLVERKLIPWHAKATS